TTAGCGCCACAGATAGAACCAGCTCGCAAGTCGGCGTTCCCGATAAGCGGATTGGTTTTATTCAAACTGATGCAGCTATTAATCCCGGTAATTCTGGAGGCCCACTGCTAAACGCTCGCGGTGAGGTAATCGGCATCAACACAGCCATCATCGGTGGCGCTCAAGGATTGGGTTTTGCTATTCCTATTAATACAGCCCAAAGAATTGCCGAACAACTAATTGCTAAAGGAAAAGTCGAACATCCTTTTGTGGGAATTCAGATGGCAACTCTGACCCCAGAAATTAAGGAAAGAATCAAAAATGCTTCTAATGGCAACATCAATGTAGATAGAGCGCAAGGAGTTTTAGTTTTCCGCATAGTCCGCAATTCTCCGGCTGAGAAAGCGGGATTGCAGGCAGGAGATGTGATCCAAAAAGTTGACAATCAAGCTGTTACCACAGCTGATAAGGTGCAACAAATTATAGAAACCCGTAAGGTGGGAGATAGCTTGCGGATGGATGTGCAACGTAATGGGGAACCTAAAACTGTACAAGTGCAGCTAGGCGCTTTTCCAGTCCGACAACAACAAGAAGAAGAACCTTAATTGCTAGATAGTCAAGTTCTGCGATCGAACGCTTGACTATTTAGCTATCTGTTAAAATCCAAATCTTTCAGATTGCTCATTTTAACGAACTCGATATGGCTGAAATTCTGCAAGTATCCCAACTCGGAAATCCCGTAATTCGCCAGCAATCGCAACCGATCGCAGATGTGCGCGATCGTCGCATTCAAGAATTAATCGATAATCTGGTGGAAACAGTTATCAAAGAAAATGGTGTTGGCATCGCCGCACCCCAAGTAGGCGAACTCGATCGCTTATTTATCGTCGCCTCTCGTCCCAATCTCAGGTATCCCAACGCACCGAAGATGGAACCAACCGCGATGATTAATCCTCACATTATTGCACATTCCTCTGAGGTAGTCAAAGATTGGGA
The sequence above is a segment of the Aerosakkonema funiforme FACHB-1375 genome. Coding sequences within it:
- the def gene encoding peptide deformylase, yielding MAEILQVSQLGNPVIRQQSQPIADVRDRRIQELIDNLVETVIKENGVGIAAPQVGELDRLFIVASRPNLRYPNAPKMEPTAMINPHIIAHSSEVVKDWEGCLCIPGIRGLVPRYQAIEIEYTDRDGKLHRQELTDFVARIFQHEYDHLDGIVFLDRVESTLDLMTEQEYQQRIVINK